The genomic DNA ACCCGCCTGGCCGCCGTTGCAGGAGCGCGCGTGCGATGGGTCATTTCGCAAAGGCCAGGCGTTCGTACTCATCGACCATCTGCGAGAACGAGAATCGCTCTTCGACCATCACGCGCCCGACATCGCCCAAGGCCTGGCGCAGGTGCGGACGATCGTGGATGAGCTTCAGGATCTGGGCGAGTCGCTCCACGTCCCCCTTGGGATAGACGTAGCCGTTCTTCCCTTCAGAAACCATTTCCCGCGCGCCCCCCACATCGCTCAGCACCACGGGGCGGGCCATGGCCATCGCCTCCAGCGCCGCGTTGGAGAACGTCTCGACCGCTTTCGATGTCAGCACGAAGACGTCCATCGCGAGCAAGGCCGGCCGCACATCCGTGAGATCCTTCTGCGAATACGACACGCTCCTCTACACCGAGGTCCGCCACCATGCCCCGGAGCGCGTTCCGTTCCGGGCCGTCTCCCGCGATGAGGCACTGGGCATGGACGCCCTGGGCGACCAGTCGCCCCAGCGCGCGGATCAGGTCCTGGTGGTTCTTCCTTCCGCAACCGACCGATGCTCCCGACGATGAAGGCACTCGGATCGAGCCCCCACCGCCGTAGCCACTCGTCGCGGTTTCCGGAAACCGCTCCCTTTTGGTACCTATCGACATCGACGCCGTTATAGATATAGGTACACCTCGCTCCCTTCAAGCGGTAGACGCGCCGCCATTTCACGAGCTGCAATCGACAACCGAATACGATCGTCCGTGCTCGCGACAGGAGACACCGATAGACAAGCATCTGAACATGATGCTTCAGCGACACGAAGTCGGTCACATTGATCAAGGCATCGAAAGGAAGCGCGTTCCGCGGGCGCATCCGCTGAACCGCGAGAGCGTACGCCATCGGATAGAGATTCACGCACAGGATCAACCGGATCCCGTGCACCCGTACGTATTCGGCTAAGCGTCCGATGGCGGCGAAGGACAGCTTCCCCCGACGCCCCAGGCACACCAGGGGGACCCGGGTATCGACCCATTCGGCCAAGGGCGCGGGGGGATTCAGATAGGCGATGAGAACGGGACGCCGCGGCACGCAAGCTCGCTCGAAACGG from Pseudomonadota bacterium includes the following:
- a CDS encoding glycosyltransferase, with the protein product MRPALLAMDVFVLTSKAVETFSNAALEAMAMARPVVLSDVGGAREMVSEGKNGYVYPKGDVERLAQILKLIHDRPHLRQALGDVGRVMVEERFSFSQMVDEYERLAFAK
- a CDS encoding aldo/keto reductase — encoded protein: MKRLGIEWIDLYQIHWPNPDAGIGEAWEAMARLIERGKVPEIASAIVGARSPAQIAETVRKRRSGPVGRGPRGDRAFARRARGFVPRTAPGRGTLGLARGPRSQCMQQTESKSAPVLFLTTPWWSVDRKRRPWPFRASLRAAASRSHRLSESPRALGRMGRYPGPPGVPGASGEAVLRRHRTLSRIRTGARDPVDPVRESLSDGVRSRGSADAPAERASFRCLDQCDRLRVAEASCSDACLSVSPVASTDDRIRLSIAAREMAARLPLEGSEVYLYL